From a single Mus musculus strain C57BL/6J chromosome 12, GRCm38.p6 C57BL/6J genomic region:
- the Gm3973 gene encoding zinc finger protein 442-like isoform X2 produces the protein MPDQISVSEFVAEALEDYMAPTASSFTTRTAQCRNTVAAIEEDAVTYDDVHVNFTGEEWNLLDPSQKSLYKDVMLETYWNLTVIGYTWENHHIERHCQSSRRNESTSWSCPIVDRETRQSSVTHVPGVMSHPWMLLGFWLGGLKCPG, from the exons ATGCCCGACCAGATCTCTGTGTCGGAATTCGTGGCCGAGGCCCTTGAGGACTACATGGCACCCACGGCCTCTAGCTTCACCACGCGCACGGCCCAGTGCCGGAACACCGTGGCAGCCATCGAGGAG gatgcagtgacttatgatgatgtgcatgtgaacttcactggggaagagtggaatttgctggatccttcccagaagagtctctacaaagatgtaatgctggagacctactggaacctcactgttatag GCTACACTTGGGAAAACCATCATATTGAAAgacattgtcaaagttcaagaagaaatgaaag tacatCCTGGTCCTGTCCCATTGTggacagagagacaaggcagtcctctgttacacATGTGCCTGGAGTAATGAGCCACCCCTggatgctccttggtttttggctgGGAGGTCTGAAGTGTCCAGGTTAG
- the Gm3973 gene encoding zinc finger protein 431-like isoform X4, which yields MPDQISVSEFVAEALEDYMAPTASSFTTRTAQCRNTVAAIEEDAVTYDDVHVNFTGEEWNLLDPSQKSLYKDVMLETYWNLTVIGYTWENHHIERHCQSSRRNERFQTFILRGNSTSNI from the exons ATGCCCGACCAGATCTCTGTGTCGGAATTCGTGGCCGAGGCCCTTGAGGACTACATGGCACCCACGGCCTCTAGCTTCACCACGCGCACGGCCCAGTGCCGGAACACCGTGGCAGCCATCGAGGAG gatgcagtgacttatgatgatgtgcatgtgaacttcactggggaagagtggaatttgctggatccttcccagaagagtctctacaaagatgtaatgctggagacctactggaacctcactgttatag GCTACACTTGGGAAAACCATCATATTGAAAgacattgtcaaagttcaagaagaaatgaaag GTTTCAGACGTTCATCCTGAGAGGAAACAGTACGAGTAACATTTGA
- the Gm3973 gene encoding zinc finger protein 431-like isoform X3 — translation MPDQISVSEFVAEALEDYMAPTASSFTTRTAQCRNTVAAIEEDAVTYDDVHVNFTGEEWNLLDPSQKSLYKDVMLETYWNLTVIGYTWENHHIERHCQSSRRNERSMRNKKSNSVNAVWKPFICYSSINIYIMCHN, via the exons ATGCCCGACCAGATCTCTGTGTCGGAATTCGTGGCCGAGGCCCTTGAGGACTACATGGCACCCACGGCCTCTAGCTTCACCACGCGCACGGCCCAGTGCCGGAACACCGTGGCAGCCATCGAGGAG gatgcagtgacttatgatgatgtgcatgtgaacttcactggggaagagtggaatttgctggatccttcccagaagagtctctacaaagatgtaatgctggagacctactggaacctcactgttatag GCTACACTTGGGAAAACCATCATATTGAAAgacattgtcaaagttcaagaagaaatgaaag GTCTATGaggaacaaaaagtcaaacagtgtGAATGCAGTGTGGAAACCTTTCATCTGTTACTcttctattaatatatatatcatgtgtcaCAATTGA